One stretch of Agelaius phoeniceus isolate bAgePho1 chromosome 15, bAgePho1.hap1, whole genome shotgun sequence DNA includes these proteins:
- the TBC1D9B gene encoding TBC1 domain family member 9B isoform X2, which translates to MWLGPEEVLLAGALWVTERANPFFLLQRRRGHGKGGGLTGLLVGTLDVVLDSSARVAPYRILHQTQDSQVYWAVACGSSRKEITKHWEWLENNLLQTLSIFDNEEDITTFVKGKIHGIIAEENKNEQPQSEEDPGKFKEAELKMRKQFGMPEVEKLVNYYSCSYWKGRVPRQGWLYLTVNHLCFYSFLLGKEVTLVIQWVDVTQLEKNATLLFPECIKVSTRDSELYFSMFLNINETFKLMEQLANIAMRQLLDNESFLQDKSLPKPRRPLKNISALKRDLDARAKNECYRATFRLPKDECLDGHTDCTLWTPFNKMHIPGQMFVSNNYICFASRAEEACHLIIPLREVTIVEKADSSSVLPSPLSISTKSKMTFFFANLKDRDFLVQRISDFLQRTPSKKSCSIDREWKWNVADPSSEEVPELPSSSPLAVSPTSALNHRPVSFCAGQVPTASQGLLKLFRRNSEELSGPKGAKEKMKEESWNIHFFEYGRGMCMYRTTKTRELVQKGIPENLRGELWLLFSGAWNEMVTHPGYYADLVEKSMGRYNLATEEIERDLHRSMPEHPAFQNELGIAALRRVLTAYAFRNPTIGYCQAMNIVTSVLLLYCNEEEAFWLLVALCERMLPDYYNTRVVGALVDQGIFEELTREYLPQLSEKMQDLGVISTISLSWFLTLFLSVMPFESAVVIVDCFFYEGIKFILQVSLAILDANMEKLLQCCDEGEAMTILGRYLDNVVNRQSVSPPIPHLHALLTSGDDPPLEIDIFELIKTSYEKFGNLKADDIEQMRFKQRLKVIQSLEDTAKKSVVRAVSGDIGFTMEELEELYVVFKAKYLMSCYWGNNRAAAARRDQSLPYLEQYRIDMEQFKELFSSLTPWACGAHTPVLAGRLFRLLDENRDSLINFKEFVTGMSGMYHGDLTEKLKVLYKLHLPPALNPEETESALEATSYFTEDVTTEELDICLHCESQETQEDKGRRNENGPEKEEKGTSPQDYRYYLRMWAKEKENKKETIKDLPKMSQEQFIELCKTLYNMFSEDPVEQELYHAIATVASLLLRIGEVGKKFSNRPTRKSEDCKANSAQDPVSEEESPTSEQNHNSAVEQQPQADHEDKASVDAQPEKTQQENQTLGDGSGEGQGSPLQLLSDDETKDDMSMSSYSMVSTGSLQCEDIADDTVLVGCEGSSAAARYGSTIDTDWSISFEQILASMLTETALVNYFEKKVNILQKIKDQKKVERQFSSSSDYELSSVSG; encoded by the exons GTCTCCTTGTGGGAACTCTAGACGTGGTTTTGGATTCCAGTGCCAGAGTTGCCCCATACCGGATTCTGCACCAGACTCAGGACTCTCAAGTGTACTGGGCAGTGGCCTGTG GATCATCTCGTAAAGAGATCACGAAGCATTGGGAATGGCTGGAGAATAACTTACTGCAGACTCTGTCCATCTTTGACAATGAAGAAGATATCACCACCTTTGTCAAGGGCAAGATACAT GGCATTATTGCTGAGGAGAACAAGAATGAGCAGCCCCAGAGCGAAGAGGATCCAGGTAAATTCAAAGAGGCTGAACTGAAGATGAGGAAGCAGTTTGGGATGCCCGAGGTGGAGAAGTTGGTCAATTACTATTCCTGCAGCTATTGGAAGGGACgtgtccccaggcagggctggctgtacCTCACTGTCAACCACCTCTGTTTCTACTCCTTCCTGCTGGGCAAAGAGG tTACACTGGTGATCCAGTGGGTGGATGTAACCCAGCTAGAAAAAAATGCTACACTGCTGTTCCCTGAGTGCATTAAAGTAAGCACAAGGGACAGTGAACTCtatttttccatgtttctcAACATCAATGAGACATTCAAGCTGATGGAGCAGTTGGCCAACATTGCAATGCGGCAGCTGCTGGACAATGAGAGCTTCCTACAGGACAAGTCTCTCCCAAAGCCCAGGAGGCCTCTTAAGAACATCTCTGCATTAAAAAG AGACCTGGATGCTCGAGCCAAAAATGAGTGCTACCGTGCCACTTTCCGGTTGCCCAAGGATGAATGCCTGGATGGACACACAGATTGTACCTTGTGGACACCATTCAACAAGATGCATATTCCTGGCCAAATGTTTGTTTCCAACAATTACATCTGTTttgccagcagggcagaggaggcCTGTCATCTCATCATTCCTCTCAGGGAG GTGACAATAGTTGAGAAAGCAGATAGTTCCAGTGTCTTGCCCAGCCCTCTGTCCATCAGCACTAAAAGTAAAATGACCTTCTTCTTCGCCAATCTGAAAGACCGGGATTTCTTGGTTCAGAGGATCTCTGACTTCCTGCAGAGAACACCATCCAAGAAATCCTGCAGCATCGACAGGGAATGGAAGTGGAATGTGGCTGATCCCAGCAGTGAG GAAGTTCCAGAGCTGCCTTCCAGCAGCCCCCTGGCTGTCAGCCCCACGTCTGCTCTCAACCATCGACCTGTCAGCTTCTGTGCTGGGCAAGTGCCAACAGCCTCACAGGGACTGCTCAAACTCTTCAGGAGGAATTCTGAGGAGCTCTCTGGACCCAAAGGG GCAAAGGAGAAGATGAAGGAAGAGTCTTGGAATATTCATTTCTTTGAGTATGGGCGAGGGATGTGTATGTACCGCACTACCAAGACGAGGGAGCTGGTACAGAAGGGAATCCCAGAGAATCTCCGTGGAGAGCTGTGGCTCCTTTTCTCAG GGGCTTGGAATGAGATGGTGACTCACCCTGGTTACTACGCAGATCTTGTGGAAAAGTCAATGGGAAGGTACAATCTTGCTACAGAGGAAATTGAGAGAGATCTGCACCGCTCTATGCCAGAACATCCTGCCTTCCAAAACGAATTGGGAATTGCTGCCCTCCGGAGAGTCTTAACAGCTTATGCATTCAGAAATCCAACAATTGGGTACTGTCAG GCCATGAACATTGTCACCTCAGTGCTGTTGCTGTACTGCAATGAGGAAGAGGCTTTCTGGCTCCTGGTGGCTTTGTGCGAGCGGATGTTGCCAGATTACTACAACACAAGAGTAGTGG gtgCATTGGTGGACCAAGGCATCTTTGAAGAACTTACACGAGAGTATCTTCCACAGCTGTCAGAAAAGATGCAGGACCTGGGAGTGATCTCCACCATATCCCTTTCCTGGTTTCTCACTCTATTCCTGAGTGTGATGCCCTTTGAGAGTGCCGTGGTCATTGTCGACTGTTTTTTCTACGAGGGAATCAAGTTTATCCTGCAGGTGTCATTGGCCATACTTGATGCCAACATGGAGAAGTTACTACAGTGCTGTGATGAAGGTGAAGCCATGACTATTTTGGGCAG ATATTTGGACAATGTAGTTAACAGACAGAGTGTCTCTCCCCCTATTCCTCACTTGCATGCACTGTTGACCAGTGGAGATGACCCCCCACTTGAAATCGACATCTTTGAACTCATCAAAACTTCATATGAG AAATTTGGCAATCTGAAGGCAGATGACATTGAACAAATGCGTTTCAAGCAAAGGCTGAAAGTGATCCAGTCTCTGGAGGATACAGCCAAGAAGAGTGTG GTCCGAGCTGTGTCTGGTGACATTGGTTTCACTATGGAGGAACTGGAAGAGCTGTATGTAGTGTTCAAG GCCAAGTACCTGATGAGCTGTTACTGGGGGAACAACCGTGCGGCCGCTGCCCGCCGGGACCAGAGCCTGCCCTACCTGGAGCAGTATCGCATAGACATGGAGCAGTTCAAGGAGCTGTTCAGCAGCCTCACCCCCTGGGCCTGTGGGGCACACacccctgtgctggcagggcgCCTCTTCCGCCTCCTGGATGAAAACAGGGATTCTCTCATCAACTTCAAGGAGTTCGTCACAGGAATGA gtgGGATGTACCATGGTGACCTCACTGAAAAACTCAAAGTACTCTACAAGCTGCACCTGCCTCCTG CTCTGAATCCCGAGGAGACAGAATCGGCTTTGGAGGCCACAAGTTATTTCACAGAAGATGTGACAACAGAAG AGCTGGATATCTGCCTGCACTGTGAGTCTCAAG AAACCCAAGAAgataaaggaagaagaaacgaGAACGGCCCAGAAAAAG AGGAGAAAGGTACCAGTCCACAAGACTACAGATACTACCTAAGAATGTGGGCCAAGGAAAAAGAGAACAAGAAAGAAACCATTAAAGATCTCCCCAAAATGAGCCAG GAACAGTTCATAGAGTTATGCAAGACCCTTTACAACATGTTCAGTGAGGACCCCGTGGAGCAGGAGCTGTACCATGCCATCGCCACTGTGGCCAGTCTGCTGCTGAGGATTGGGGAAGTTGGAAAAAAGTTCTCCAACAGGCCCACGAGGAAGTCTGAGGACTGCAAAGCAAATAGTGCCCAAGATCCTGTGAGTGAAGAGGAGTCACCAACATCTGAACAGAATCACAATTCAGCAGTGGAGCAGCAACCCCAAGCTGACCATGAGGACAAAGCCAGCGTTGATGCTCAGCCTgaaaaaacccagcaggaaAACCAAACTCTAGGAGATGGGTCAGGGGAAGGACAAGGCTCTCCTTTACAGCTGCTATCAGATGATGAAACCAAAGATGATATGTCCATGTCTTCCTACTCCATGGTCAGCACAGGCTCCCTGCAGTGCGAAGACATCGCGGACGACACAGTACTGGTGGGCTGTGagggcagcagtgcagctgccaGGTATGGCAGCACCATTGACACTGACTGGTCCATCTCCTTCGAGCAGATCTTGGCCTCCATGCTGACAGAAACAGCCCTCGTTAACTACTTTGAGAAAAAAGTCAACATTCTTCAAAAGATCAAGGATCAGAAGAAGGTAGAGAGGCAGTTCAGTTCATCCAGTGACTATGAACTTTCCTCTGTGTCAGGGTGA
- the TBC1D9B gene encoding TBC1 domain family member 9B isoform X3 has translation MWLGPEEVLLAGALWVTERANPFFLLQRRRGHGKGGGLTGLLVGTLDVVLDSSARVAPYRILHQTQDSQVYWAVACGSSRKEITKHWEWLENNLLQTLSIFDNEEDITTFVKGKIHGIIAEENKNEQPQSEEDPGKFKEAELKMRKQFGMPEVEKLVNYYSCSYWKGRVPRQGWLYLTVNHLCFYSFLLGKEVTLVIQWVDVTQLEKNATLLFPECIKVSTRDSELYFSMFLNINETFKLMEQLANIAMRQLLDNESFLQDKSLPKPRRPLKNISALKRDLDARAKNECYRATFRLPKDECLDGHTDCTLWTPFNKMHIPGQMFVSNNYICFASRAEEACHLIIPLREVTIVEKADSSSVLPSPLSISTKSKMTFFFANLKDRDFLVQRISDFLQRTPSKKSCSIDREWKWNVADPSSEEVPELPSSSPLAVSPTSALNHRPVSFCAGQVPTASQGLLKLFRRNSEELSGPKGAKEKMKEESWNIHFFEYGRGMCMYRTTKTRELVQKGIPENLRGELWLLFSGAWNEMVTHPGYYADLVEKSMGRYNLATEEIERDLHRSMPEHPAFQNELGIAALRRVLTAYAFRNPTIGYCQAMNIVTSVLLLYCNEEEAFWLLVALCERMLPDYYNTRVVGALVDQGIFEELTREYLPQLSEKMQDLGVISTISLSWFLTLFLSVMPFESAVVIVDCFFYEGIKFILQVSLAILDANMEKLLQCCDEGEAMTILGRYLDNVVNRQSVSPPIPHLHALLTSGDDPPLEIDIFELIKTSYEKFGNLKADDIEQMRFKQRLKVIQSLEDTAKKSVVRAVSGDIGFTMEELEELYVVFKAKYLMSCYWGNNRAAAARRDQSLPYLEQYRIDMEQFKELFSSLTPWACGAHTPVLAGRLFRLLDENRDSLINFKEFVTGMSGMYHGDLTEKLKVLYKLHLPPALNPEETESALEATSYFTEDVTTEETQEDKGRRNENGPEKEEKGTSPQDYRYYLRMWAKEKENKKETIKDLPKMSQEQFIELCKTLYNMFSEDPVEQELYHAIATVASLLLRIGEVGKKFSNRPTRKSEDCKANSAQDPVSEEESPTSEQNHNSAVEQQPQADHEDKASVDAQPEKTQQENQTLGDGSGEGQGSPLQLLSDDETKDDMSMSSYSMVSTGSLQCEDIADDTVLVGCEGSSAAARYGSTIDTDWSISFEQILASMLTETALVNYFEKKVNILQKIKDQKKVERQFSSSSDYELSSVSG, from the exons GTCTCCTTGTGGGAACTCTAGACGTGGTTTTGGATTCCAGTGCCAGAGTTGCCCCATACCGGATTCTGCACCAGACTCAGGACTCTCAAGTGTACTGGGCAGTGGCCTGTG GATCATCTCGTAAAGAGATCACGAAGCATTGGGAATGGCTGGAGAATAACTTACTGCAGACTCTGTCCATCTTTGACAATGAAGAAGATATCACCACCTTTGTCAAGGGCAAGATACAT GGCATTATTGCTGAGGAGAACAAGAATGAGCAGCCCCAGAGCGAAGAGGATCCAGGTAAATTCAAAGAGGCTGAACTGAAGATGAGGAAGCAGTTTGGGATGCCCGAGGTGGAGAAGTTGGTCAATTACTATTCCTGCAGCTATTGGAAGGGACgtgtccccaggcagggctggctgtacCTCACTGTCAACCACCTCTGTTTCTACTCCTTCCTGCTGGGCAAAGAGG tTACACTGGTGATCCAGTGGGTGGATGTAACCCAGCTAGAAAAAAATGCTACACTGCTGTTCCCTGAGTGCATTAAAGTAAGCACAAGGGACAGTGAACTCtatttttccatgtttctcAACATCAATGAGACATTCAAGCTGATGGAGCAGTTGGCCAACATTGCAATGCGGCAGCTGCTGGACAATGAGAGCTTCCTACAGGACAAGTCTCTCCCAAAGCCCAGGAGGCCTCTTAAGAACATCTCTGCATTAAAAAG AGACCTGGATGCTCGAGCCAAAAATGAGTGCTACCGTGCCACTTTCCGGTTGCCCAAGGATGAATGCCTGGATGGACACACAGATTGTACCTTGTGGACACCATTCAACAAGATGCATATTCCTGGCCAAATGTTTGTTTCCAACAATTACATCTGTTttgccagcagggcagaggaggcCTGTCATCTCATCATTCCTCTCAGGGAG GTGACAATAGTTGAGAAAGCAGATAGTTCCAGTGTCTTGCCCAGCCCTCTGTCCATCAGCACTAAAAGTAAAATGACCTTCTTCTTCGCCAATCTGAAAGACCGGGATTTCTTGGTTCAGAGGATCTCTGACTTCCTGCAGAGAACACCATCCAAGAAATCCTGCAGCATCGACAGGGAATGGAAGTGGAATGTGGCTGATCCCAGCAGTGAG GAAGTTCCAGAGCTGCCTTCCAGCAGCCCCCTGGCTGTCAGCCCCACGTCTGCTCTCAACCATCGACCTGTCAGCTTCTGTGCTGGGCAAGTGCCAACAGCCTCACAGGGACTGCTCAAACTCTTCAGGAGGAATTCTGAGGAGCTCTCTGGACCCAAAGGG GCAAAGGAGAAGATGAAGGAAGAGTCTTGGAATATTCATTTCTTTGAGTATGGGCGAGGGATGTGTATGTACCGCACTACCAAGACGAGGGAGCTGGTACAGAAGGGAATCCCAGAGAATCTCCGTGGAGAGCTGTGGCTCCTTTTCTCAG GGGCTTGGAATGAGATGGTGACTCACCCTGGTTACTACGCAGATCTTGTGGAAAAGTCAATGGGAAGGTACAATCTTGCTACAGAGGAAATTGAGAGAGATCTGCACCGCTCTATGCCAGAACATCCTGCCTTCCAAAACGAATTGGGAATTGCTGCCCTCCGGAGAGTCTTAACAGCTTATGCATTCAGAAATCCAACAATTGGGTACTGTCAG GCCATGAACATTGTCACCTCAGTGCTGTTGCTGTACTGCAATGAGGAAGAGGCTTTCTGGCTCCTGGTGGCTTTGTGCGAGCGGATGTTGCCAGATTACTACAACACAAGAGTAGTGG gtgCATTGGTGGACCAAGGCATCTTTGAAGAACTTACACGAGAGTATCTTCCACAGCTGTCAGAAAAGATGCAGGACCTGGGAGTGATCTCCACCATATCCCTTTCCTGGTTTCTCACTCTATTCCTGAGTGTGATGCCCTTTGAGAGTGCCGTGGTCATTGTCGACTGTTTTTTCTACGAGGGAATCAAGTTTATCCTGCAGGTGTCATTGGCCATACTTGATGCCAACATGGAGAAGTTACTACAGTGCTGTGATGAAGGTGAAGCCATGACTATTTTGGGCAG ATATTTGGACAATGTAGTTAACAGACAGAGTGTCTCTCCCCCTATTCCTCACTTGCATGCACTGTTGACCAGTGGAGATGACCCCCCACTTGAAATCGACATCTTTGAACTCATCAAAACTTCATATGAG AAATTTGGCAATCTGAAGGCAGATGACATTGAACAAATGCGTTTCAAGCAAAGGCTGAAAGTGATCCAGTCTCTGGAGGATACAGCCAAGAAGAGTGTG GTCCGAGCTGTGTCTGGTGACATTGGTTTCACTATGGAGGAACTGGAAGAGCTGTATGTAGTGTTCAAG GCCAAGTACCTGATGAGCTGTTACTGGGGGAACAACCGTGCGGCCGCTGCCCGCCGGGACCAGAGCCTGCCCTACCTGGAGCAGTATCGCATAGACATGGAGCAGTTCAAGGAGCTGTTCAGCAGCCTCACCCCCTGGGCCTGTGGGGCACACacccctgtgctggcagggcgCCTCTTCCGCCTCCTGGATGAAAACAGGGATTCTCTCATCAACTTCAAGGAGTTCGTCACAGGAATGA gtgGGATGTACCATGGTGACCTCACTGAAAAACTCAAAGTACTCTACAAGCTGCACCTGCCTCCTG CTCTGAATCCCGAGGAGACAGAATCGGCTTTGGAGGCCACAAGTTATTTCACAGAAGATGTGACAACAGAAG AAACCCAAGAAgataaaggaagaagaaacgaGAACGGCCCAGAAAAAG AGGAGAAAGGTACCAGTCCACAAGACTACAGATACTACCTAAGAATGTGGGCCAAGGAAAAAGAGAACAAGAAAGAAACCATTAAAGATCTCCCCAAAATGAGCCAG GAACAGTTCATAGAGTTATGCAAGACCCTTTACAACATGTTCAGTGAGGACCCCGTGGAGCAGGAGCTGTACCATGCCATCGCCACTGTGGCCAGTCTGCTGCTGAGGATTGGGGAAGTTGGAAAAAAGTTCTCCAACAGGCCCACGAGGAAGTCTGAGGACTGCAAAGCAAATAGTGCCCAAGATCCTGTGAGTGAAGAGGAGTCACCAACATCTGAACAGAATCACAATTCAGCAGTGGAGCAGCAACCCCAAGCTGACCATGAGGACAAAGCCAGCGTTGATGCTCAGCCTgaaaaaacccagcaggaaAACCAAACTCTAGGAGATGGGTCAGGGGAAGGACAAGGCTCTCCTTTACAGCTGCTATCAGATGATGAAACCAAAGATGATATGTCCATGTCTTCCTACTCCATGGTCAGCACAGGCTCCCTGCAGTGCGAAGACATCGCGGACGACACAGTACTGGTGGGCTGTGagggcagcagtgcagctgccaGGTATGGCAGCACCATTGACACTGACTGGTCCATCTCCTTCGAGCAGATCTTGGCCTCCATGCTGACAGAAACAGCCCTCGTTAACTACTTTGAGAAAAAAGTCAACATTCTTCAAAAGATCAAGGATCAGAAGAAGGTAGAGAGGCAGTTCAGTTCATCCAGTGACTATGAACTTTCCTCTGTGTCAGGGTGA
- the TBC1D9B gene encoding TBC1 domain family member 9B isoform X1, which produces MWLGPEEVLLAGALWVTERANPFFLLQRRRGHGKGGGLTGLLVGTLDVVLDSSARVAPYRILHQTQDSQVYWAVACGSSRKEITKHWEWLENNLLQTLSIFDNEEDITTFVKGKIHGIIAEENKNEQPQSEEDPGKFKEAELKMRKQFGMPEVEKLVNYYSCSYWKGRVPRQGWLYLTVNHLCFYSFLLGKEVTLVIQWVDVTQLEKNATLLFPECIKVSTRDSELYFSMFLNINETFKLMEQLANIAMRQLLDNESFLQDKSLPKPRRPLKNISALKRDLDARAKNECYRATFRLPKDECLDGHTDCTLWTPFNKMHIPGQMFVSNNYICFASRAEEACHLIIPLREVTIVEKADSSSVLPSPLSISTKSKMTFFFANLKDRDFLVQRISDFLQRTPSKKSCSIDREWKWNVADPSSEEVPELPSSSPLAVSPTSALNHRPVSFCAGQVPTASQGLLKLFRRNSEELSGPKGAKEKMKEESWNIHFFEYGRGMCMYRTTKTRELVQKGIPENLRGELWLLFSGAWNEMVTHPGYYADLVEKSMGRYNLATEEIERDLHRSMPEHPAFQNELGIAALRRVLTAYAFRNPTIGYCQAMNIVTSVLLLYCNEEEAFWLLVALCERMLPDYYNTRVVGALVDQGIFEELTREYLPQLSEKMQDLGVISTISLSWFLTLFLSVMPFESAVVIVDCFFYEGIKFILQVSLAILDANMEKLLQCCDEGEAMTILGRYLDNVVNRQSVSPPIPHLHALLTSGDDPPLEIDIFELIKTSYEKFGNLKADDIEQMRFKQRLKVIQSLEDTAKKSVVRAVSGDIGFTMEELEELYVVFKAKYLMSCYWGNNRAAAARRDQSLPYLEQYRIDMEQFKELFSSLTPWACGAHTPVLAGRLFRLLDENRDSLINFKEFVTGMSGMYHGDLTEKLKVLYKLHLPPALNPEETESALEATSYFTEDVTTEVSPFVSELDICLHCESQETQEDKGRRNENGPEKEEKGTSPQDYRYYLRMWAKEKENKKETIKDLPKMSQEQFIELCKTLYNMFSEDPVEQELYHAIATVASLLLRIGEVGKKFSNRPTRKSEDCKANSAQDPVSEEESPTSEQNHNSAVEQQPQADHEDKASVDAQPEKTQQENQTLGDGSGEGQGSPLQLLSDDETKDDMSMSSYSMVSTGSLQCEDIADDTVLVGCEGSSAAARYGSTIDTDWSISFEQILASMLTETALVNYFEKKVNILQKIKDQKKVERQFSSSSDYELSSVSG; this is translated from the exons GTCTCCTTGTGGGAACTCTAGACGTGGTTTTGGATTCCAGTGCCAGAGTTGCCCCATACCGGATTCTGCACCAGACTCAGGACTCTCAAGTGTACTGGGCAGTGGCCTGTG GATCATCTCGTAAAGAGATCACGAAGCATTGGGAATGGCTGGAGAATAACTTACTGCAGACTCTGTCCATCTTTGACAATGAAGAAGATATCACCACCTTTGTCAAGGGCAAGATACAT GGCATTATTGCTGAGGAGAACAAGAATGAGCAGCCCCAGAGCGAAGAGGATCCAGGTAAATTCAAAGAGGCTGAACTGAAGATGAGGAAGCAGTTTGGGATGCCCGAGGTGGAGAAGTTGGTCAATTACTATTCCTGCAGCTATTGGAAGGGACgtgtccccaggcagggctggctgtacCTCACTGTCAACCACCTCTGTTTCTACTCCTTCCTGCTGGGCAAAGAGG tTACACTGGTGATCCAGTGGGTGGATGTAACCCAGCTAGAAAAAAATGCTACACTGCTGTTCCCTGAGTGCATTAAAGTAAGCACAAGGGACAGTGAACTCtatttttccatgtttctcAACATCAATGAGACATTCAAGCTGATGGAGCAGTTGGCCAACATTGCAATGCGGCAGCTGCTGGACAATGAGAGCTTCCTACAGGACAAGTCTCTCCCAAAGCCCAGGAGGCCTCTTAAGAACATCTCTGCATTAAAAAG AGACCTGGATGCTCGAGCCAAAAATGAGTGCTACCGTGCCACTTTCCGGTTGCCCAAGGATGAATGCCTGGATGGACACACAGATTGTACCTTGTGGACACCATTCAACAAGATGCATATTCCTGGCCAAATGTTTGTTTCCAACAATTACATCTGTTttgccagcagggcagaggaggcCTGTCATCTCATCATTCCTCTCAGGGAG GTGACAATAGTTGAGAAAGCAGATAGTTCCAGTGTCTTGCCCAGCCCTCTGTCCATCAGCACTAAAAGTAAAATGACCTTCTTCTTCGCCAATCTGAAAGACCGGGATTTCTTGGTTCAGAGGATCTCTGACTTCCTGCAGAGAACACCATCCAAGAAATCCTGCAGCATCGACAGGGAATGGAAGTGGAATGTGGCTGATCCCAGCAGTGAG GAAGTTCCAGAGCTGCCTTCCAGCAGCCCCCTGGCTGTCAGCCCCACGTCTGCTCTCAACCATCGACCTGTCAGCTTCTGTGCTGGGCAAGTGCCAACAGCCTCACAGGGACTGCTCAAACTCTTCAGGAGGAATTCTGAGGAGCTCTCTGGACCCAAAGGG GCAAAGGAGAAGATGAAGGAAGAGTCTTGGAATATTCATTTCTTTGAGTATGGGCGAGGGATGTGTATGTACCGCACTACCAAGACGAGGGAGCTGGTACAGAAGGGAATCCCAGAGAATCTCCGTGGAGAGCTGTGGCTCCTTTTCTCAG GGGCTTGGAATGAGATGGTGACTCACCCTGGTTACTACGCAGATCTTGTGGAAAAGTCAATGGGAAGGTACAATCTTGCTACAGAGGAAATTGAGAGAGATCTGCACCGCTCTATGCCAGAACATCCTGCCTTCCAAAACGAATTGGGAATTGCTGCCCTCCGGAGAGTCTTAACAGCTTATGCATTCAGAAATCCAACAATTGGGTACTGTCAG GCCATGAACATTGTCACCTCAGTGCTGTTGCTGTACTGCAATGAGGAAGAGGCTTTCTGGCTCCTGGTGGCTTTGTGCGAGCGGATGTTGCCAGATTACTACAACACAAGAGTAGTGG gtgCATTGGTGGACCAAGGCATCTTTGAAGAACTTACACGAGAGTATCTTCCACAGCTGTCAGAAAAGATGCAGGACCTGGGAGTGATCTCCACCATATCCCTTTCCTGGTTTCTCACTCTATTCCTGAGTGTGATGCCCTTTGAGAGTGCCGTGGTCATTGTCGACTGTTTTTTCTACGAGGGAATCAAGTTTATCCTGCAGGTGTCATTGGCCATACTTGATGCCAACATGGAGAAGTTACTACAGTGCTGTGATGAAGGTGAAGCCATGACTATTTTGGGCAG ATATTTGGACAATGTAGTTAACAGACAGAGTGTCTCTCCCCCTATTCCTCACTTGCATGCACTGTTGACCAGTGGAGATGACCCCCCACTTGAAATCGACATCTTTGAACTCATCAAAACTTCATATGAG AAATTTGGCAATCTGAAGGCAGATGACATTGAACAAATGCGTTTCAAGCAAAGGCTGAAAGTGATCCAGTCTCTGGAGGATACAGCCAAGAAGAGTGTG GTCCGAGCTGTGTCTGGTGACATTGGTTTCACTATGGAGGAACTGGAAGAGCTGTATGTAGTGTTCAAG GCCAAGTACCTGATGAGCTGTTACTGGGGGAACAACCGTGCGGCCGCTGCCCGCCGGGACCAGAGCCTGCCCTACCTGGAGCAGTATCGCATAGACATGGAGCAGTTCAAGGAGCTGTTCAGCAGCCTCACCCCCTGGGCCTGTGGGGCACACacccctgtgctggcagggcgCCTCTTCCGCCTCCTGGATGAAAACAGGGATTCTCTCATCAACTTCAAGGAGTTCGTCACAGGAATGA gtgGGATGTACCATGGTGACCTCACTGAAAAACTCAAAGTACTCTACAAGCTGCACCTGCCTCCTG CTCTGAATCCCGAGGAGACAGAATCGGCTTTGGAGGCCACAAGTTATTTCACAGAAGATGTGACAACAGAAG TATCTCCTTTTGTCTCAGAGCTGGATATCTGCCTGCACTGTGAGTCTCAAG AAACCCAAGAAgataaaggaagaagaaacgaGAACGGCCCAGAAAAAG AGGAGAAAGGTACCAGTCCACAAGACTACAGATACTACCTAAGAATGTGGGCCAAGGAAAAAGAGAACAAGAAAGAAACCATTAAAGATCTCCCCAAAATGAGCCAG GAACAGTTCATAGAGTTATGCAAGACCCTTTACAACATGTTCAGTGAGGACCCCGTGGAGCAGGAGCTGTACCATGCCATCGCCACTGTGGCCAGTCTGCTGCTGAGGATTGGGGAAGTTGGAAAAAAGTTCTCCAACAGGCCCACGAGGAAGTCTGAGGACTGCAAAGCAAATAGTGCCCAAGATCCTGTGAGTGAAGAGGAGTCACCAACATCTGAACAGAATCACAATTCAGCAGTGGAGCAGCAACCCCAAGCTGACCATGAGGACAAAGCCAGCGTTGATGCTCAGCCTgaaaaaacccagcaggaaAACCAAACTCTAGGAGATGGGTCAGGGGAAGGACAAGGCTCTCCTTTACAGCTGCTATCAGATGATGAAACCAAAGATGATATGTCCATGTCTTCCTACTCCATGGTCAGCACAGGCTCCCTGCAGTGCGAAGACATCGCGGACGACACAGTACTGGTGGGCTGTGagggcagcagtgcagctgccaGGTATGGCAGCACCATTGACACTGACTGGTCCATCTCCTTCGAGCAGATCTTGGCCTCCATGCTGACAGAAACAGCCCTCGTTAACTACTTTGAGAAAAAAGTCAACATTCTTCAAAAGATCAAGGATCAGAAGAAGGTAGAGAGGCAGTTCAGTTCATCCAGTGACTATGAACTTTCCTCTGTGTCAGGGTGA